Below is a genomic region from Miniphocaeibacter halophilus.
ATTATTATAGGCCAAGGGTAATTCCGGAAAACCAGGTCCTCCATGTAAAAACAAAAGTATAGGATTGTTTTTGTTTTTACCAACTATAAAAATATATTGCTCTACTCCATTTAGTAAAATTTTCTCCCTAGTAGAAATTCCATTTTCATAGGGTTTATTATTTTCATCTAATAATTTAACAGGCTTTCCCTTGCCCTTAAGGAGTAAAATAAAAGATATTACTAATATTAAAATAAGTATAATTATAAATAATAATTTCATATTTACTCCTTGTATAATGAACTAAGTCAACTATAGTTCATTGTTTTTTATGTTTTATATATAATAAACATAATGTTGTGGATTGGTTTTTACTCCTATAGTTCGACTATTTAATTAAGTCTCCAACCACATATCTATGTTTTATTGTTTATTAGTTAGATAACGCTAGACGTTTTATCTAGAACAAGGATACACAACATAGCCTATGTGGAAAACACAACAAATTTAATTGAGGTGATTTTTTATGATATATGTTGGTATCGATGTTTCTAAAAATAAGCATGATTGTTTTATTGTTCATTCTGATGGTACTGTTATCAAGGATGTTTTTACTATTCCTAATTCTATTGAAGGTTTTAAGTATCTAATTGATTCTATTCCTTCTACTGATGAAATTGTAAAAGTGGGGCTTGAAGCCACTGGACATTATAGCATTAATATCGCTAATTTTCTTAACAGCAATGGTTACCCACCCATTATCCTCAATCCGCTTCAAACTAGTCTTTTCAGAAAAGCTCTAACGCTTAGAAAGACTAAAACCGATAAGGTTGATGCTAAGTGTATTGCTTCTATGCTAAGTAATCCTGACTTAAAACCCCACTCTAATCTAGATTATCAGATTTTGGAGTTAAAGTCATTAACTAGACATAGAAAACGTCTTAGGGAACAATCTTCTAAGCTAAAGGTTTCTTTAAACCGCCTTGTTGAAATTATGTTTCCTGAGATTACTGATTGTCTGTATTCTATTAATCAAAAATCTACTATGGCTATTCTTTATGAGTTTCCATCTCTTAAATTAATAGCTGATGCTCACCTTACTAAGTTTACTAATATCCTTAAGAAAAATTCTAAGGGCAAGTATTCCAAGGCTAAAGCAATTGATATCAAAAACTCTGCTAAAAACTCTATTGGTTCTGATAGTAGAGCTTTAAGTTTTGAACTTAAGCAAACTATCCGTCTAATCAATGATATCGAAGAGGAGCTTATATTACTTGATAATGAGATAAAATCAATTATGGAGAATGTTCAAAGTCCTATTTTGACTATACCTGGTATCTCATATAATCTAGGTTCTATTATCTTATCGGAGATAGGTGATATCCATAGATTTTCTTCTTCTTCAAAGCTTGTAGCTTTTGCAGGGCTCGATCCTTCTACCTACCAATCCGGTAATTTTAGAGCCAGTAATGTTTCTATGGTAAAGCGAGGTTCACCTTACTTAAGATGGGCTTTATTACAAGCCGCTAGGCTAATTTCTATGAGAGATAACAACTTTAAAAACTATTACCAAAAGAAACGCAGTGAAGGTAAGTGTCATAATGTTGCTATTACTCATGTTGCTAAAAAACTTATTAGAGTTCTTCACTATTTGTTAATTAACGATTTAGAGTTTGTTCCACAATAGTGTTTTTATAATTTCTATTGTTGATAACTTATTTTTTGTGTGCCTATTTTTAGATATTTAATTGTCTGCGTAATTTATCTTTTTTACTTGACTTCATATAGTTAGTCTTTATTTAAATCATGCCCTAAAATCTTCCATATTCCATATTTCCGTTGCTATTTCCTCATAGAATTCTTTTTCATGGGAAACTAAAAATATTCCGCCCTTGTATTCTTTTAAGGCTCTTTTTAATTCTTCTTTTGCATCTACGTCTAAATGATTTGTCGGTTCATCAAGAACTAAAATATTCGTTTCCTTGTTTAATATTTTAGTAAGCCTAACTTTCGCCTGCTCTCCACCGCTTAGAACATGAATCTTAGACTCTATATGTTTTGTCATTAAGCCGGACTTGGCTAAAGCTGCCCTTACAGCAAATTGCTCCCATGAAGGAAATTCTTCCCACATTTCCTCTATACAGGTATTTTCATTGCCAAAATCCTCTTCCTGTTTAAAATACCCAATTTTCAAATTTTGTCCTAATTCTACTGTTCCCGCTAAAGGTTCCACCATTCCTAAAATAGTTTTTATTAAGGTTGTCTTTCCAAGTCCATTTTCTCCAACAATGGCTATTCTATTTCCCCTTTCCATTCTTAAACTTAAAGGCTTGGTCAAGGGTTTGTTGTAGCCAATTACTAAATTATTCGTTTCAAAAATAACCTTGCCTGTTGCTGAATATTCTAAAAAATTAAAGACCGGCTTTACCTTATCCCTTACAAGTTCTATTTTTTCCATTTTATCCAGTTTTTTCTGTCTGGACATGGCCATATTTCTTGTTGCTACCCTTGCCTTATTCCTTGCAACAAAATCCTCTAAGTCGGCAATTTCCTGTTGCTGTTTTTTATAGGCAGCTTCTAATTGCTTCTTCTTAATATCCCTTAATCTTTCAAATTCATCATAGTCACCAACATATCTATTTAACTCCATATTTTCCACATGGTAGATTAAATTAATTACAGAGTTTAAAAAGGCAATATCGTGGGAAATTAATAAAAAGGCATTTTCATAATTTTGTAAATAACGTCTAAGCCATTCAATATGCTCTTCATCTAAATAGTTTGTCGGCTCATCTAACATTAAAATATCGGGCTTTTCCAACAATAGTTTCGCCAGTAAGACCTTGGACCTTTGTCCTCCTGAAAGTTCAGAAATAGTTTTATCTAAACCTATTTTATCTATGCCCATTCCATTGGCTATTTCTTCTACCTTAGAATCTATTAAGTAAAAATCCTGCTGTTCTAAAATTTCTTGTAATTCTCCAACTTCCTCTAATAATTTATTCATTTCATCTTCAGAAGCTGTAGCCATTTTTTCATAGGATTCATTTATTTCCTTTTCAATATCATAAAGATATGAAAAAGCATCTTGTAAAACATACCTAACGGTTTTATCCATATCCAGCGAAGCATGTTGATCCAAGTATCCAATCCTCACCCTTTTGGCCCATTCTATTTCACCATCATCAGGTATAAGTTTGCCTGTAACAATATTCATAAAGGAGCTTTTCCCTTCTCCATTTGGCCCAACAAGACCAACATGTTCTCCCTTGTTTAAAATAAAATTTACATTTTTTAATATATCTCTACCACCGTAGCTGTGGCTTAAATTCCTAACAGTTAAAATACTCACTAAAAAACCCCCTAGTTATGAAATTTTATCATAGCTTAGGGCTTTCAACAATAAAATTAGAAAGAAATAATCTACAGTTTTTTTATAATGTTAAAAATTGTTTTTCCAATTTAAATACTAAAAATATTATATTAACCATTTTTCACTAAAATTTAATTAATTTATATGCTATTCTATACTTAATCTTAAAAGGGAGGTTCTTATGAACAAAACTTTATTATATGTTGTAATAGGCTTAGTTACTGTATCCATACTGGTTTATGTCAGTATGCAAGTAAATAAAAGAAGATTAATTAAATTTTATTTAAATAGCTGGGGGAAAAATCCTACTAACACAGACTATTCCCTTGATGATATAGCTGAATTTTTGAAAACATCCCAAAAATTTGAGCCTAATGAAGATTTTATTGATAATATTACCTGGAATGATTTAGATTTAGATGAAATCTTTAAAAAAATGAATGTTTGTCGTTCTTCTATAGGAAAAGAATATTTTTACATGGAATTACATAATACTAAGCCAAGTAAAGAAATATTTGAAAATAGGCAAAAACTTAAGGAGATATTTAAGAACAACAAGGACTTATCTTCTAAAACAATGTACGAATTTAACCGTCTAGGTAGACTCTACCTTCCAACTTTTGCCGATTTTTACTACAAGGATTTTAAAAGTGATTTTGTAGAAAATAAAATTTACTACCTATTTTCAATTTTACCCTTGGTGTTTATAGTACTCTTTCTTTTTTTACAAAATCCAATATTTTTAATACTTTTACTTGTTTCCATAATAACCAATATTAGTATTTATATTAAAAATAGCCAAATGATACAGGATATTTCTGAGTATTGTAAGTATTTTATTAAAATCCTATCCCTTTATAATAATTTAAAAAAGTTAAATAACAGGAGTTTAAACGAATATTTAAATAAATATGCTAATTCTTTTAAGAGATTTAAAAAATACAGGAATTATTATAATACCTTAGAATCAAATGCTGTAACCTTAGAAGAAACTTTATTAAAATTTATAAATTTAATTTTTCTTTCCGGCGTTTTAGTAACAGGCTCAATTTCCAAAGATATAGAAAAATATAATAATGAGTTTAGAGAAATTATTAAAGCCATTTGTGAAATTGAAGTAGCAATTTCAACAGCAAATTTCGAATTAACCCTTCCCTATGTTTGTAAAGGAAATGTTGTAAATGAAGAAAAAATAGAATTTAAGGACATTTACCATCCACTTGTTGAAAATGCTGTTGCTAACTCCTTAAATTTAGAAAAAAACATAGTAATAACCGGTTCAAATGCATCCGGCAAATCGACTTTTATAAAGGCAATAGGCGTAAATTTACTACTAGCACAAACAACAGGAACTATTTGTGCAAGGGAATTTACCTACAAGCCGATATTTATTATATCCTCTATGGCTATAAAGGACGATGTTCTTGAAGGCAATAGTTACTTTATGAAGGAGATTATCTCCCTAAAGAGAATATTGGATACTATTGAAGACAAATACTGTATTTGCCTAATTGATGAAATTCTAAGAGGTACAAACACCATTGAAAGAATTGCTGCATCTTCAACTATTTTAGAAAAAATTGCAGATTATAATTCCTTTAAATTAATTGCCACTCACGATATTGAACTTTCTGAAATACTTTCTAAAAATTATACAAATTATCATTTTGCAGAAAATAAGTCCAATGGGGACTTGAGCTTTGACTATAAGGTAAAGAAAGGTGCCGTAATAACTAGAAATGCAATAAACCTTTTGGAAAAAATAGGTTATGACAAAAATATTATTGAAGAATCCAATAGTAGGGTAAATAAATACCTAGAAACGAAAACTTGGTAATTAAATAATTTTAACAACATAAAAAAATCCGTTAGAAAATCTAACGGATTTTTTATAGTTTTTTACCAAACACTTAATCTATCTTCTTTTTCTCTCCACATTTTATCGCCTTTTTTAATATTATAAGTTTCGAAAAATTCATCAAAATTTACTACTTGATTATTCACCCTTGCTTTATTTGGGGAATGTTCGTCTGTAGCTAATTGTATCTTTATTAATTCAGGTCTAGTTTTACCTGCCCAAATATTAGCATAGTTTTCAAAATATTCTTTGGCGTTAAAATCTTTTTCTGTTTTAGCTACTTCTAAGGAAACAGCTATACCACTTAAGTCGGCAATATTTTCAGATACGGTTAATTTACCATTAATTTTTTCACCCATATAGTCTAATCCATCAAAGGATTCTATAACTTTATCTGCTTTTTTTTGAAACTCTTCGTAATCCTTTTCAGTCCACCAGTTTCTCATATTACCAATTTCATCATATAGGGAGCCATTTGTGTCAAATGCATGGGACATTTCGTGACCTATAACAACACCAATACCTCCATAGTTTTCACTAACTGTTTGTTCTAGGCTATAGAAAGGAGCTTGTAATATTCCTGCAGGGAAATTTATGTCATTAGATGAAGGACTATAGTATGCGTTTAATTCTTGAGGCTTCATTTCCCATTCACTTCTATCTACAGGCTCATCGAATTTTGCTATTGAGTACTCTTTGTCCACTTTTCCCAACAATGCCATATTTTCTATAATATCTTTATTTTCATCTATCTTATACAAGGAATAATATTCCGGTAATTTTTCAGGATAACCAATTTTTATTGCCATTGAGTCTAATTTTTTCAAGGCTCCTGCTTTAGTTTCTTCACTTAGCCATTCGTTATTTTTTAATCTTTCCTTGTATTTTTCAATAATATTTTTAGTCATTTCTTCTACATCTTCTTTAGCTTTTTGACTAAAATTATTTTCCACATAAATTTCTCCCAAGGCAAAGCCGAATGTGTCATTTATAATTTTAAAGACAGCTTCCTCTCTTTCGTTTTCCTTTGGAACTGTTCCGGATATAGTATTTTCAAACTCTATCATTATTCCCCTAATATCATTAGGTAATAACTGTTTTTTAGAAATTATAGTAGAAACATATAGCCAATCCTTAGTCTCCTCCAGTTTTTCCGGATCAAAAATCTTATCTAAATTACTTAACATGTTTATATCGGTTACTTCTATGGAGTCGCTTTCAACAGGCATTGTTTCTTTCATTATTCTAACTAAATCCAGTGAGCTTTTATATTTACTCTCTAAATCCTCCTTAGAAACTAAGTTATAGGATTTCTCATCATCACTATACTCTTCTGCTGTTAGCTCGCTTTCAGCAATTCTTCTATCTACCGCTAACATATTTTCAACTTTTCTTTCTGCATCTTTTTCATTTAAACCAAACTTTGTTAGGACCTTACTCATTGCCTCTTTGTACAATTCTAAAATCTGTTCACCTTGTTCATTGTCTTTTTCATAAAGGCTTTTGTCAGGTAACATAGAAGATGCAAATCCTAAATAGATACTTTTTTTAGTAACATCTTTTGTATTAGTATCTATGGAAAATTCTAAAATAGTATTTTGTATATTTAGACCATTTTGCCAATCTATTAAAGAATTATTTAAATCCTCTATTGTTTGAATTTTTTCAATATCCTTTAAATAAGGTTCTAAAGGTTTAGTTCCTAGTTTATCGATATTATCAAAATCCAACAACATCTTATAAAGCTTAATCATTTCGTTTTTTATAGGATCTTCAATATTTTCCACTTTTAATAGTTTATCTAATTCTTCCTTTAAATTAGCGTCTATATTTTCTTGAATTTGTTCCATATAGCCTATTGAAGCTTTATCTGCTGGAATTTCGTTATTCTTTAACCAGTCGTAGTTTACATATTCATAAAAATCGTCCTCTAGTCTTGGTCTTTCTCCTAATTCTTCACCTTTTGTTTCTTCATTACTTTCCTTTTTGTTACATGCTGTAAAAAACATTGAAACTACAAGCAATAACGATATTAATTTATACAATTTTTTCTTCATTACATACCTCCTAAATCTCTACTACTATGACATAATTCTATCATAATATCTATTATATATAAAATAAATAACAATCTATTGTAAATATAATTAATATATATATGCTAAAATTATACATATAATTAAATCATATGAATATTTAGAAAGGATTTTTAAAATGACAGGAACAAGTTTGAAATTTTTAATGGCATTTCTTATGGTCTTGGACCATATAGGTTATTTTATTCCTATAGAGTGGCAAGCATTTTTTCATTTTATAAGTAGGCCGGTTGCTGCCGTATTTGCTTTTCTGTCAGTACAGGGTTTTATACACACTAGAAAGCGAGAAGATTATATTAAAAGACTGTATTTAGCAGGAATTATTATGTTTGTTGGAAATATGGCAATTAATAATCTTATTATTAAAAAGCCGGAATTTTTTGTTTATAATAGCATGTTCCTATCCCTTGCCTTAGGTGTAACAGCCCTTTATATTTTAGAAGGAGTTTTTAATAAGGGTAATTCTCTTTTAGGAATTTTATTAATATTAGGAACAATTATTCTAGGAATGTTTACCGAAGGCGGTTATATGATTATAATCCTTATGTTAATTGTTTATATTAATAGAAATAATCCTTTAAAACGAGATTTTATATGCCTAATAATAACAGCTGTTTTTATAATTTTAATGATTTTTTATTTAGTGGATACAAGTATAATATCTCAAGGAAATATGAGAGAAATCTTAATTAGTATAGGCAATTTTTCAGATTTATTATTTTTTGCTGCCGGTATTCCATTTTTCCATCTCTATAATGGAAAAAGAGGAAAAAATACAAGGTTCACAAAATATTTTTTCTATGTTTTTTATCCAATGCATTTATGGATAATAGGAATTATTGCTTCGAAAATAGCTTAATTTTACATTATAAAAGAGGGGGAACTCCCCTCTTCCTACTTAGATTCCTCTATTAATTTTCTTACAAATTCATAAACCCTTTCTGTTGAAGAAATAGATAATTCCTCATTAGGTGTATGAATAAATCTCATATTTGGTCCTACTGAAATTATATCCATGTCAGGATATTTCTCATTTAATATTCCACATTCAAGACCGGCGTGTATTACAGTTGTTACTAAATCCTTGTTAAATAATTCCTTGTAGACCTTTACTGCCGTTTCCCTTAATTCCGATACCGGCTTATACTCCCATGCAGGATAATTATCTCCAGTAGTTAGTTTAGCATCTGTTTTATTTGCAACCTCAATAATAGTATTTCTTAATTTTTCCATAGACTTAGGAGATGAACTTCTTTCAGAAATCCTAATGGAAAATATTTCTTCACCTGTTTTTACAAGAGCTAAATTTGCAGAACTTTCAACAATTTTTTCATTTCCGGGAATCATAGTAAAAGGTCCAATATGAATATTTTTTAAAAGATATAAAATATCTTCCGTATTCTTTTTAGACATTGCTTTTGTAGATTTATTAACTTTTTCTATATTAATATTTAAATCCCCTTCAATGTTTTTATTGTTTTCCTTAACAATATTTTTTATATTTTCCAAGTTTTCCAATAGAATATTTTCATTAAAATCATCTATGGAAATAATTCCATTTGCCTCCCTTGGTATTGCATTGTCCTTAGTACCACCGGAAACACCTACTAGTTTAAATTCTACTTTTTTATATATTTCATCTAAAACTTCACTTAATATTCTAATGGCATTACCCTTACCATTAGCTAT
It encodes:
- a CDS encoding IS110 family transposase encodes the protein MIYVGIDVSKNKHDCFIVHSDGTVIKDVFTIPNSIEGFKYLIDSIPSTDEIVKVGLEATGHYSINIANFLNSNGYPPIILNPLQTSLFRKALTLRKTKTDKVDAKCIASMLSNPDLKPHSNLDYQILELKSLTRHRKRLREQSSKLKVSLNRLVEIMFPEITDCLYSINQKSTMAILYEFPSLKLIADAHLTKFTNILKKNSKGKYSKAKAIDIKNSAKNSIGSDSRALSFELKQTIRLINDIEEELILLDNEIKSIMENVQSPILTIPGISYNLGSIILSEIGDIHRFSSSSKLVAFAGLDPSTYQSGNFRASNVSMVKRGSPYLRWALLQAARLISMRDNNFKNYYQKKRSEGKCHNVAITHVAKKLIRVLHYLLINDLEFVPQ
- a CDS encoding ABC-F family ATP-binding cassette domain-containing protein, producing the protein MSILTVRNLSHSYGGRDILKNVNFILNKGEHVGLVGPNGEGKSSFMNIVTGKLIPDDGEIEWAKRVRIGYLDQHASLDMDKTVRYVLQDAFSYLYDIEKEINESYEKMATASEDEMNKLLEEVGELQEILEQQDFYLIDSKVEEIANGMGIDKIGLDKTISELSGGQRSKVLLAKLLLEKPDILMLDEPTNYLDEEHIEWLRRYLQNYENAFLLISHDIAFLNSVINLIYHVENMELNRYVGDYDEFERLRDIKKKQLEAAYKKQQQEIADLEDFVARNKARVATRNMAMSRQKKLDKMEKIELVRDKVKPVFNFLEYSATGKVIFETNNLVIGYNKPLTKPLSLRMERGNRIAIVGENGLGKTTLIKTILGMVEPLAGTVELGQNLKIGYFKQEEDFGNENTCIEEMWEEFPSWEQFAVRAALAKSGLMTKHIESKIHVLSGGEQAKVRLTKILNKETNILVLDEPTNHLDVDAKEELKRALKEYKGGIFLVSHEKEFYEEIATEIWNMEDFRA
- a CDS encoding MutS-related protein, with the translated sequence MNKTLLYVVIGLVTVSILVYVSMQVNKRRLIKFYLNSWGKNPTNTDYSLDDIAEFLKTSQKFEPNEDFIDNITWNDLDLDEIFKKMNVCRSSIGKEYFYMELHNTKPSKEIFENRQKLKEIFKNNKDLSSKTMYEFNRLGRLYLPTFADFYYKDFKSDFVENKIYYLFSILPLVFIVLFLFLQNPIFLILLLVSIITNISIYIKNSQMIQDISEYCKYFIKILSLYNNLKKLNNRSLNEYLNKYANSFKRFKKYRNYYNTLESNAVTLEETLLKFINLIFLSGVLVTGSISKDIEKYNNEFREIIKAICEIEVAISTANFELTLPYVCKGNVVNEEKIEFKDIYHPLVENAVANSLNLEKNIVITGSNASGKSTFIKAIGVNLLLAQTTGTICAREFTYKPIFIISSMAIKDDVLEGNSYFMKEIISLKRILDTIEDKYCICLIDEILRGTNTIERIAASSTILEKIADYNSFKLIATHDIELSEILSKNYTNYHFAENKSNGDLSFDYKVKKGAVITRNAINLLEKIGYDKNIIEESNSRVNKYLETKTW
- a CDS encoding M13 family metallopeptidase; the protein is MKKKLYKLISLLLVVSMFFTACNKKESNEETKGEELGERPRLEDDFYEYVNYDWLKNNEIPADKASIGYMEQIQENIDANLKEELDKLLKVENIEDPIKNEMIKLYKMLLDFDNIDKLGTKPLEPYLKDIEKIQTIEDLNNSLIDWQNGLNIQNTILEFSIDTNTKDVTKKSIYLGFASSMLPDKSLYEKDNEQGEQILELYKEAMSKVLTKFGLNEKDAERKVENMLAVDRRIAESELTAEEYSDDEKSYNLVSKEDLESKYKSSLDLVRIMKETMPVESDSIEVTDINMLSNLDKIFDPEKLEETKDWLYVSTIISKKQLLPNDIRGIMIEFENTISGTVPKENEREEAVFKIINDTFGFALGEIYVENNFSQKAKEDVEEMTKNIIEKYKERLKNNEWLSEETKAGALKKLDSMAIKIGYPEKLPEYYSLYKIDENKDIIENMALLGKVDKEYSIAKFDEPVDRSEWEMKPQELNAYYSPSSNDINFPAGILQAPFYSLEQTVSENYGGIGVVIGHEMSHAFDTNGSLYDEIGNMRNWWTEKDYEEFQKKADKVIESFDGLDYMGEKINGKLTVSENIADLSGIAVSLEVAKTEKDFNAKEYFENYANIWAGKTRPELIKIQLATDEHSPNKARVNNQVVNFDEFFETYNIKKGDKMWREKEDRLSVW
- a CDS encoding TraX family protein, with the translated sequence MTGTSLKFLMAFLMVLDHIGYFIPIEWQAFFHFISRPVAAVFAFLSVQGFIHTRKREDYIKRLYLAGIIMFVGNMAINNLIIKKPEFFVYNSMFLSLALGVTALYILEGVFNKGNSLLGILLILGTIILGMFTEGGYMIIILMLIVYINRNNPLKRDFICLIITAVFIILMIFYLVDTSIISQGNMREILISIGNFSDLLFFAAGIPFFHLYNGKRGKNTRFTKYFFYVFYPMHLWIIGIIASKIA
- the pepD gene encoding beta-Ala-His dipeptidase, whose amino-acid sequence is MGKLTGLKPERVFYYFEELTKIPRCSYNEKAVSDYLKSLGEKLGLETIQDESLNIIMKKPASQGYENSEGIVIQSHMDMVCEKEEGSNHNFKCDPLEIFVEGDLIKANKTTLGGDDGIGVAMGLALMEDDDLKHPKMELVVTVEEEVKMTGAFNLSDKILEGRKLINIDSDEEGILTMGSAGGEAIDINLPLNFKEVENSINYKIDISGLLGGHSGMEIANGKGNAIRILSEVLDEIYKKVEFKLVGVSGGTKDNAIPREANGIISIDDFNENILLENLENIKNIVKENNKNIEGDLNINIEKVNKSTKAMSKKNTEDILYLLKNIHIGPFTMIPGNEKIVESSANLALVKTGEEIFSIRISERSSSPKSMEKLRNTIIEVANKTDAKLTTGDNYPAWEYKPVSELRETAVKVYKELFNKDLVTTVIHAGLECGILNEKYPDMDIISVGPNMRFIHTPNEELSISSTERVYEFVRKLIEESK